The following coding sequences are from one Capsicum annuum cultivar UCD-10X-F1 chromosome 3, UCD10Xv1.1, whole genome shotgun sequence window:
- the LOC107865948 gene encoding uncharacterized protein LOC107865948, translated as MTVPTSFGGSAIIYFASLINCSIPKHLSCRELFIPMDKALYRKPTNLNLPLTGRNGADIVCCKTTTSDKKLRIFGFEVNPCPKDIICSTSESKESIISSETFADERPVGKTSICMNSSGIVHPNPNEILRNLSSSVVSEVKYECHFCLKKFTNSRALGGHQNAHRKERLKKKRMDLEAKRASSMFHLYSLIRNSGVIYPYYSLSHRNPALYVPTIVSGSSLVNFDSVYHYHNVTHPLYVTVDADQGELRLQNNWQGGAYRGRDLLS; from the coding sequence ATGACTGTGCCAACTTCTTTTGGTGGTTCTGCTATAATATATTTTGCATCTCTTATAAATTGTAGCATTCCGAAACATTTGTCGTGCCGGGAACTTTTCATTCCAATGGATAAGGCATTGTACCGAAAACCTACCAACTTAAATCTCCCTTTAACTGGAAGGAATGGAGCAGATATTGTCTGTTGCAAAACTACTACTTCAGATAAAAAGCTTAGAATATTTGGCTTTGAGGTAAATCCTTGTCCGAAGGATATCATTTGTTCAACATCTGAAAGTAAAGAAAGTATAATCTCCTCTGAAACATTTGCAGATGAAAGACCAGTCGGAAAAACTTCTATCTGTATGAATTCCTCTGGCATAGTTCATCCCAACCCAAATGAAATCCTCAGAAACTTGAGCTCCTCAGTTGTCAGTGAGGTTAAATATGAGTGCCACTTCTGTTTAAAGAAGTTTACAAACTCACGGGCACTGGGAGGTCACCAGAATGCCCATCGTAAAGAGAGgctgaagaagaaaagaatggaTCTTGAAGCAAAAAGAGCTAGCTCCATGTTCCATCTTTACTCTTTGATCAGAAACAGTGGAGTTATCTACCCTTACTATTCTCTAAGTCATCGAAACCCTGCTCTTTATGTTCCTACCATTGTTTCTGGAAGTTCACTCGTCAATTTCGACTCAGTGTATCACTATCACAACGTCACTCATCCGCTATATGTTACTGTTGACGCTGACCAAGGTGAACTGCGATTGCAGAATAACTGGCAGGGTGGTGCGTATAGAGGGAGAGACCTGTTATCATGA